TGCTGCAGACATCATTCATATTCATTACTCAATCTATACTCTTATCAGTTGCAATTGTAAATTGGAAAAAACAGCTGTACAAAAGACAATACTGGAGCATCTTGAAAATGTTCTTGGAGCATTCAGCAGTTACCTAATCAGGTACTGCAGAAGCTGCAATTCAAATTCTAGTTCTCAtaagcactttttaaaagaaacagcgTTCACATAATTTCTAAGATACTGTTTCCAAACATCATGTTAAGGGTCAAATTCAACCAGTTACAGGGAATGCACTAATCTCCCCCTTGTGCATTCCTGCACTGGGAGTATTTTTAGTACTTGGAATTCTCTTTAAGTGTTTCATACATATCTCCTCATAAACCAAGACAAATAGGCAGGAGATTAATGGAAGCACTGAGCTTGTTGTGTCCTAGTATTTCTCTGCAACAACAGGAATAGTATGCCCTGGCTTTTAGTGAAATGTCTGAACTCTGTTAGGGGTGACCATTTATAAACATACAGTAATGTTAAGACAATTGCACAACTACTACAAAATACATAGATAAGCTGATGGGAATCTTGCAGTAGTTGACAAAATAGTTTAAACTGAGAGCAGGGCACTCTTTATCGTTCaaataaacacaaaacccaTGTCTTGAAAGGAACACCCCACTTGCTGGTATCTGTATTCCACTAAACTAGAAAGATAGATACACAGTGAACAGTTTGATAAAGACAACCACAATCACCCAGAGATCAATGGGGAAGAAATACTACTTTCTTGCAACATGAAACAAGTTAGGGAGAAAGAGACTACAAACTATAGAAAAAtctaaactggaaaaaaacacttcCATAAAAACCAATAAAACTTGATGTGACATCATCTAATCTCAACAGCAAACATTATTACAAGACCTGTTTGAAGCCTACCAAGCATTACTCACCCACACAAGCTGCTTCTTCATTTTTAGTCCAGCCTTCTTTACAGTCTTGGCAGTCCTTGTTACTTGAACCAGTACAAGTTTTACATGCAGCATGGCAGGCTGAgataaaagaaaaccacaatCTGAGCTTCGTTGAGAGATTCCAAGGCAAGTTTGGGCACACAACTTCTCAAAGAAAACCTTATTTAGGATTCACTGGAAGGTATGATATTTTAGTAGCTTGACCCTCCCATTCACAAGATTAAATCTTGACTTTATGGTGATATTACTTACAATAATGCAGCTCTACCCTACAAAAACATCCCTCCAAAAAGCACCAAAAACCCCCTAGGCAGCCAAACCTAGTTATTGCAGTCACATGCACCACTTAAAACAGTGCCATGAAATTCTATTGACCAGAAGTGACAGGGTCCAATTTCCAAAAAATATTTGGGAAGAGGAAATCAAGAATGTAAATTTTGCTCAGCCTCTTGGGACTGGGACAAGATTTTAAACACAAGACTCAGCACTCTCACCTAATGAATCCTCAGACTACTTCGCTTGCAACTAGCTTTCAGAGCAATTTATGAAGCGATACTAGTCTGAAGAACTTCAGAATGAAACACACCTTGAATCCAGTTGCatatgcattttatatatattgaaTGCATATCTAACACAATAACACATGCATGttatattgtaaaataaaacaaatcataCAGAAGAATTACTACAcagacagattaaaaaaacctaaaaacaaCAACATCGTTCATGTTGAAAACAATCTTACCAGACCCATAGTCAGGGCTTAGTTGCTGCAAAAATCTTCTTCAAGATGTAAAATCAGATGACTTTGTTTCAACATTAAGCTTAGACACACTTAACTGGAATCAATGTGGTCTACAGTACAGATCAGCTGCTTTCATGCCCATTTACTCCAGTAAAGCTTATCTGAGACAGGAGGAAAACCTAGCTTTCAAAGTAGTTCACTCTGCAGCAATTTCAGCTCAAGATTTTTGTAGACTACTGGCGGGGGGGAAGGGGGCAGCAAAGCTTGctcttccctcccacctcccTCATGACATTGATGAATTCTGCTtcttaaagcaggaaaaaaaaaaaaaaaaaaaaatcaagggcAGTGTGAAAGGATGACCTAACAAAACTTTACAATTCCACCCAACTGACTGATATGTCATTTGTCATTTATGGTTAAAGCTGAGTGAccaaactgaaattattttttttttcgtaTTTGTCAGTTTAAACTGTTTCtagttttctttacaaaaactgaagaagacaaaaaaatctaAGCACATGTCCAAGACTGTTACCTGTACAAACAGAATGTGTATCATTTCTCAAGGTACTGTAGTAACCATTAGAACAGTCCAAACAAAAGTCTCCTGTATATTCCTTGTTACAGCTACATGTGCCATCTCCACCTCGGGTACCATCACCATCACAGTGTCCATTCCCATGGCAAGGTCTTTCCGATCCACCACGACAAGCTAAAAATGatcaaaaatgcttttaaatcagATGCTAAAGGAAAACACTCTCCAGGAAAGTTCAGTTATAAATTTAATTTTGGGTAAAGACCATGGTTTAGGATTCTATTTTCCAAACTTCCTGGCTAAAGTTGGTATCTTTATTTATTCTGGACTTCTGAGAACGCTcacactgcagctggaaaaacCTACTAGCAATCATTTAGATTACTAGGAATCACCACAACTTTTAATGATGTAAGAGGCCAAAGCTGACCTCTAACCATGTTTTAGAGATTTGTAAATTAAACATGCTTCAGGGCCTAAAATACATCCTTGATATCATTTTTACATTGAAGAACTTACTTTCATTCAGTTGTCTCCCACCTACTTTTGTCCACTTTCTCCCACTGCCTTTTTAACTAATCCTCAGTTgtaaattttttaatttaacccCTAACTGTGTTCTGGCTATATTACCCTTGAAACTGGTCAAGAACTGTTGTCTACATAGCTTCCGAAAGGGCACCTAAAACCAGACTCGATGCCACAGGGAGTGTGGATGTGAGCATCAGATCAGATTAATTCTGCACATTTAAGTACCCTTGACAGTTTTGTATGTTACTTCATGCTCAGAAGACTTTTCTTCAAGCAGGATGCTCACAATGCAGCTACCTGCCTACAAGGTAGCAGGCAGGTACATACTACACAGCAGCTGGTGTCTCACTCGAAATATTCTACTTCACATATTTTTACATGTCATGAAAGATAAAACCCATAAAAAGAACATATCTGctactgtatttttcaaaagaaaaattaccaAGGCAATCTGGTCCATATGTTCCAGCAGGGCAGCAAACTTCTATTGTTTCTATACAAAACCACTTAAACAAATCAGGATACTTCTTCTTTCTGTATATGAAAGACATTTATTtatcagaaaaagaataatgatTATTTAAAAGCCAACTCACACAAGTGAACCTGAACAATGCAGTATAGAAACCTATTGCAAGTAACAGATTAggaaccttttttttcctgttctaaaGACAACCTTATTCCAGGAACAAATTTCTAGAAGTCCTTCAGCTTGAGATGAAAGCAGTTTTatgacaaaggaaaacaaaagaagtaaaacCTTGAAGTTTTCCTATGTTAGTTTGCCTCAACACCCCACTGGTAACTAAGTAGACAGTGAATGAGAAGCCAGACTGTTTTGGTGCAACACCTCtggaactgaaaataaaaagaacacagtACAGCAGCACATGCTATTAAAAGTCAGCCTGAACGCAATGGTAACTCTTGAAGGATAATTAAGAATCACCTGTACTGCTATGGTTCAGGCACAAGACTTAACATCAGTTGTTCAACTTCTTAGATCATTTCTCCACAAAAATATctcaattagaaaaaaaagatacttaCAGTTTGAACCACCATTTTTCTATGTGTTCTTCATGCTCTTCTACCATGTTGTTACATTCAAAGTTACTACTGTCGCACAGTTTCTCTATGATCTCTACAAGACGGATTTCGCTacaagcagagaaggaaaatcttAAGTTTAAATTAAACACAAATTAAATAAGTTTAATTTAAACATTTGACACCACTCAAGATATGGTAGAGAAGCTAGACTTTAGCCTAGAATACTTTATCAGTTTATAGTGTGTTTTGAATTacttccaaaacaaagcaagtatCAGAATAAAGAACTAATGAACATTACAAACTAGAAGGATGACCACAAGAACCACTTTGGCCTGCTTGCATTTATTATGTCTGCAGATTATAGGTTTGATAAATTTTCAGCTTTCCAGAAAATGTTGAGTGCAGTATTTTTCTCCTAAATTAAAGATTAAGTTTCACGTATCATTAATATCTGATACAAGCCCACAAAGCTCACAGTAACTGAGGTTCAGAAACCCCACCCTTACATCTCAATGCTCCAAATATGattaaaaagtgaatttgaaatTTGGAAGAAAGATACCCAATCATTTTGCTCAGTAACCAAACCTATTTATGAAAAGGGAACAGTAATTTGCACCTCTTCTAGTTTTGTGTTTGGCACTGAAATAGTGATGGCTCTAGAGAGGAGATACTCCTTTAATTCCACAACAAGAGTACTGCAGTACTCCACACCTTCTATGACTAGTGACTATTATTTAAGATCCTTATTTTACAATTTTAATAATAGGAAAAAGCCTACCATGATAAATGACagcattaacttttttttttagttgaaacTAGGCAAACAAAGGCATTAATAAGGGGTTTCAGTCTTTACTGTAACCTTTACATTACAAAGCAATGTTACATTTTAATCAGTAAAAATTTAAGGCTCAGACATGTGAAGCTTTAGCTGCAATGTACAACTTTAAGTTCCAGGCAAACACCATTGCAGTCTTTGTTACACACAGTGGATATGAAACATAGCCAAAGCAGAAGTACTGAGACAGTTTACCTGGACTCATACTTTGacagtgttttttcttcccaagcAGTGTTTCCACCACCAAAGTTCTTTTTAGCTGTATCTGCTAATCCCTACAAATAAACAGCACCAAAAGAATGCAAGTTACATAGAGTCTGTTTCTAACAAAAATTAAGGGCAATAGTAAGTGCTTGTATGAAAATTGCAAAAAGTGCCATGAAGAAACCTCAGTGAAGTTCAGAAGCTGCTGGTCAAATTGCTAAGTGAAAGGAATAGCTAGTGACAACATGAAATGTGAGAAAGTGTGATAGCATAACATGATTCAATTTTCATAATGCATTAACACGGCCTTGTTACAGTCTTCATTTACATCAAAACCATACAAGTATGAAAGTTTATACCTTTGTCCTTTAAGTTCTCAGGAACTTTTTTAATCAGCTGAACATGGCCTCTACTTCATTTGATTTATATAGCAACTTGGACCAACTTGACCATGTTGTGACTTAAACACACAACCATGCAACAGTGACAATCATGACCAGTACAACTTCTCCAAGTCACTAGGCCAGTGCCTATCAAATCATACTTTGCACTAAATCTCCACAGCTAGTGATCTACAACAGCAAATATACGTACAAAGAGTATGaacactggcagtgttcagggcaaggctggacagggcttagagcaacctgatctagtgggaggtgtccatGCCTGTGATAGGGGCGCTGTACTTACATGAtatttaagctcccttccaatccaaaccattctatgactcttaAGTATCTGTCACAAGCTGAAGCAGCCCCTCGCTGCCTGCATTGAATTTACTGTGCCGTGACGTAGGACTGCTGAAAGTGGCAAGAGACAGAATTTTAGGGGATTTAGGGGCTCCTCATGGAGCCAAGTGTGGCACGGCCAGTACAGCAAATCTTTTTGCACTGAAGCACCAAAACATTTTTGGTAGCAAAGCTCAAGGAGTGATGTAACCTGTCGACCAAAAGGAGTACAACTCCTTTGCAGCAGGGAGCCACAGCCGGGAGCAGGCGGCTGCCGTGTGTCGGCTTCGCCAGACGCTGTCAGTACCGGAACACCCGCGGGAAGGCTCCCGGAGCCCGGCCGAGGGACTGCAAGAGCTGCGGGGCAGAGAGCAGCGCAGCCCCGGGGCCAGAGACCCGCACCGCGCCGGCCTTCCGCCGGGCCGGCCGCCCTCCGCCACAGACCGCGGCACCTCAGTGGGCCCGCGGCCGGCTCCTCACAGGGGAGTCTCCGCCCGCCGCCCACCAGCCCCGCCGCCCACCTGGTTGAACCTGTCCACGATACCGCGGCAGGTGGAACACGCCAGGCGCCGCCGCTCTCCGGCGCACAGGCCGGGCGGCAGCATCAGCAGGGTAGCGCAGACAGCCACGGCCAGCGGCGCCCGAGCCGGCAGAGCCGCGGGGCCGAGCCTCATGGCGAGGGCGCGGGGAACCCCGGGGAGAGGGAGCGGGGCGGCTCCAGCCGCGGCACCGAGCCCTCCTCAGCGCCGGCCGCGCACACAGCGCTCGCTCCGCCCCGGCCCCCGCAGCACCCGGCCCGCGAGCTCCATTCGGATTTCCGCGTCAGCTCCACGCACGCTCCGGCTGCAGGCGCTTGTTGGTGGAGGCAGGGGAGCGGAGGAACGTGGTCCAATCAGCGCCCGCCACGCTCCGGGCCAATCGGAACCCCCCGCGTTCTCGGAACGCTAGTGGCGAGGTAGGGAGCTGTCCGAGGGAGCGGTGCGTGCCGGCCTCGCGCGCCGCCGTCGCCGCCATGATGAGACCGGGCAGGCACGAGCTCCGCTGGGGCTTCAGCTCCGCCCGCCATTTTTACCTGGTGCCCGCCTCCGAGTCCTTTCGCGGCAGGGGCCGCGCTCTGCCCTCACCTAACATGGCCGGCCAGAGGGGGGTCACGTGGCCACCGgcctgcctccccccgcccgccccctCCTGCCGGCGCCCTCTGCGGGGTGGCCACGTGGACGTGCGGGCGGTGAGTGCGGGCCGGGCggggaaaggaggggggagCGTTGGGAAGCAGCGGCCCtgcggggggcagcggggccggccTGCTCGCTCgccgcagccctgctgcagcgCGGCCCGAGGGCGGCTCCGGAGCCGCATCCCCGCGGAGGCGCTGCCCGGCGGCCCCCACTCGCGGGCACGGTAGCTGCGGCGCGGCGGGAGGGAGGGGGCAGGGCGGGGCAGACGCTTCCTGAGGGCCGCGCGGCGCCTGCCCCGGCCGGGCCTCCGCCGCGGGGTGCCGTGCGGGCGCGGTGCTGTGGGCTCGTCGTGAGCCGCCCCAGGGCCGCACCGAGCGACCGGTGTAGGGGTGCTGGGGTAGCAGAGGGCAGCGGGGGGCGGAGAGGGCGTGCATGGGGTGTTGGGTTGTTtagatttggtttcttttttaacgAGAGCATTCTGTGTGTTTCTAACCGAAAGTGTGGTACTTTGTACGTAGCTTCATTGTATCTTCGTACCCGGTGATGTCCCAGGCTTCATCTGCCaaagctttcccttttcttttttgattccTGGGGAAATGtatataggacaaggggtaacggctttaaactggaagagcgTAGGTTTAGATCAGACATTTGGATGAAATAATTCTCTGAgcgtggtgaggcgctggcacagggtgcccagggaagctgtggctgccccatccctggcagtgttcaagggcaggttggacggggctttgagcagtctggtctagtgaaaggtgtacCTGCCTGTGGCACGGGGATCttggaattagatgagcttt
The sequence above is a segment of the Lathamus discolor isolate bLatDis1 chromosome 1, bLatDis1.hap1, whole genome shotgun sequence genome. Coding sequences within it:
- the CRELD2 gene encoding protein disulfide isomerase CRELD2, producing MRLGPAALPARAPLAVAVCATLLMLPPGLCAGERRRLACSTCRGIVDRFNQGLADTAKKNFGGGNTAWEEKTLSKYESSEIRLVEIIEKLCDSSNFECNNMVEEHEEHIEKWWFKLKKKYPDLFKWFCIETIEVCCPAGTYGPDCLACRGGSERPCHGNGHCDGDGTRGGDGTCSCNKEYTGDFCLDCSNGYYSTLRNDTHSVCTACHAACKTCTGSSNKDCQDCKEGWTKNEEAACVDIDECAASPCKDHQFCLNTDGSFSCKACDASCIGCTGEGSDKCKTCASGYTKEDERCTDIDECNLPEKICVKENQDCVNTSGSYKCVCSEGFEEKDGTCLQMIKPGDKVESETTQSSPVGHDDL